One part of the Methylobacterium mesophilicum SR1.6/6 genome encodes these proteins:
- a CDS encoding type II toxin-antitoxin system RelE/ParE family toxin: protein MPLLRRTPTYQSWIDGLRDRRAATRVLARVARLGLGNPGDVRPVGEGVRELRIDYGPGYRVYDVQHGEEIVILLCGGDKGSRNRDIREAKRLAKDL, encoded by the coding sequence GTGCCGCTGCTCCGCCGGACGCCGACCTATCAGAGCTGGATCGACGGCCTGCGGGACCGCCGCGCGGCTACGCGCGTCCTGGCGCGCGTCGCTCGTCTGGGCCTGGGCAACCCCGGCGACGTGAGGCCGGTCGGCGAAGGCGTTCGCGAGCTGCGGATCGATTACGGCCCCGGATACCGCGTCTACGACGTGCAACACGGCGAGGAGATCGTGATCCTGCTATGCGGTGGCGATAAGGGGTCTCGGAACCGCGACATCCGCGAGGCGAAACGGCTGGCGAAGGATCTCTGA